One Bacteroidota bacterium DNA window includes the following coding sequences:
- a CDS encoding glycine C-acetyltransferase codes for MAYSDKIRGLYQEQIEDIKKAGIFKQERFIKSSQAADIEVEFPVGSEKKKVINMCANNYLGLSSHPDVVKAAHEGLDTRGYGMSSVRFICGTQDIHKELEQKVTEFLGTEDTILFPSCMDANAGVFEAILNDDDVMISDRLVHASIIDGIRLCSAMHDTFKHSNLKHLEKKLILHSDKRLKVVITDGVFSMDGDTAKLDEMVELCEKYDALLFVDDSHSSGFIGKTGRGTHEHCGVMGKIDIITTTFGKALGGASGGCVSGRKELVEMCRQKARPYLFSNTIAPVVVAGIIKVLDTLSGNTERRDKLEINTAYWRKGLLEAGFVLKEGDTPIVPVMLFNAKLSQDFSRDLYDEGIYAIGFFFPVVPNGQARIRTQISAGHEIHHLDKALAAFKKVGEKYGILGKTKQEIIEMYGQ; via the coding sequence ATGGCTTACAGTGATAAAATTAGAGGCTTATATCAAGAGCAAATAGAAGATATAAAAAAAGCAGGAATTTTCAAGCAAGAAAGATTTATTAAATCTTCGCAGGCAGCCGACATAGAGGTAGAATTTCCTGTTGGTTCCGAAAAGAAGAAAGTAATAAATATGTGTGCAAACAATTATTTGGGTTTGTCTTCTCATCCCGATGTTGTAAAAGCCGCACACGAAGGACTTGATACTCGCGGCTATGGGATGTCTTCGGTTCGTTTCATTTGTGGAACACAGGACATTCATAAAGAATTAGAGCAGAAAGTTACCGAATTTCTTGGGACTGAAGATACAATTCTTTTTCCATCCTGCATGGATGCTAATGCAGGAGTTTTCGAAGCAATTCTTAACGATGATGATGTGATGATATCAGACCGTTTGGTACATGCTTCAATTATTGACGGAATAAGATTGTGCTCAGCAATGCACGACACATTCAAACATTCCAACTTGAAACATCTTGAAAAGAAGTTAATTCTTCATAGCGACAAACGATTGAAAGTTGTAATTACCGACGGTGTTTTTTCAATGGATGGCGATACTGCAAAACTTGACGAAATGGTTGAACTTTGCGAAAAATACGATGCACTGCTTTTTGTTGACGATTCTCACTCGTCGGGTTTTATTGGAAAAACAGGTCGCGGAACACACGAACATTGTGGCGTTATGGGCAAAATCGACATAATTACTACAACTTTTGGAAAAGCACTTGGAGGTGCCTCAGGAGGTTGCGTTTCAGGACGTAAAGAATTAGTGGAAATGTGCCGCCAGAAAGCAAGACCATATCTATTTTCAAACACTATCGCTCCGGTTGTAGTTGCAGGAATTATTAAAGTTCTCGACACCCTTTCGGGAAATACCGAACGTCGCGACAAACTTGAAATAAATACTGCCTACTGGCGAAAAGGCTTGCTCGAAGCAGGTTTTGTTTTGAAAGAAGGTGATACACCAATAGTTCCGGTAATGTTGTTCAATGCAAAACTATCGCAAGATTTTTCAAGAGACTTATACGATGAAGGAATTTACGCAATAGGATTTTTCTTCCCCGTAGTTCCGAACGGTCAGGCTCGAATCAGAACACAGATTTCTGCCGGACACGAAATTCATCATTTAGACAAAGCACTTGCAGCTTTCAAAAAAGTTGGCGAAAAATATGGAATTCTTGGTAAAACAAAACAAGAAATTATTGAGATGTATGGGCAGTAA